The following are encoded together in the Pseudoalteromonas shioyasakiensis genome:
- a CDS encoding DNA internalization-related competence protein ComEC/Rec2 has translation MSFAVLLAGAYFKPFLTLLSGFICAILVVIFHYFIFYSISDCQIDYQQSRIVRFQVVETYSEQSPYYIKASLKNIEFCPASMRPAPYAMLSITSDKPVTRGVELSAALKLKPYRSVKNFYSFNRERQALLERVFYKGRSVGEISYLGHHRYDSLRMSYRTYIEKVTANTRLQWLYYALLTGDKSKISYEDRKHLRELGLSHLLAISGLHIGLIFAVGFYSSKWLLRVSHLRVSQSIQLNKLFVLVGFSCSFVYVYLSDFIVSASRGLLMLGCYLVIYNLGKNPVRWRSILYALSVVLFIDPFALLNPGLYFSFLAVTIIFLLTKMTVNLSLGFLKRFAQLLQVQCALFVGLLPLSLYYFSGTSVIGLLINLIAVPLVGLLLLPLLIFYGLISSLLDISGLLSLVDSALYFSYQLLLSIPNDWRWLSFNEFNFSLLIISYITLLLLYFSPNKYVCLIPVCIYAVDSELQPEAKFQLDVFDVGHGLMVMVSSKNKAVIYDLGPQYFGRYDYVRRVLVNNITKQQLSVIATIISHLDNDHSGGLASWKMVGYKDTLATFHPQGLEHKCKTTTLKLDELNIRSFTAKVENASRNDQSCLLKITGVNYSLLLTGDISTEAETKLVEEGLDLRATILISPHHGSNTSSSYEFIDAVNPEVVIHSSAYHGQWHFPHPEVVNRYNQHHIQQLSTAEYGHIRLKFYEDKYRLEFAREQESYWFEQD, from the coding sequence AGTGAACAAAGCCCTTATTACATTAAAGCAAGTCTAAAAAATATTGAATTTTGCCCTGCAAGCATGCGTCCTGCTCCTTATGCAATGTTAAGCATTACTTCAGATAAACCCGTTACTCGTGGAGTTGAATTAAGTGCAGCACTCAAACTTAAACCTTATCGGTCTGTAAAAAATTTCTACAGTTTCAATAGGGAACGACAAGCATTACTTGAGCGAGTATTTTATAAAGGTCGAAGCGTAGGAGAGATAAGCTATTTAGGTCATCATAGATATGACTCCCTGCGTATGAGTTACCGTACATATATTGAAAAAGTGACGGCAAACACCCGATTACAATGGCTTTATTATGCGCTTTTAACCGGTGACAAAAGTAAAATAAGCTATGAAGATAGAAAGCACCTGCGTGAATTAGGTTTGTCTCATCTACTTGCTATTTCAGGTCTTCATATCGGACTTATCTTTGCTGTCGGCTTTTATAGTAGTAAGTGGCTGTTAAGAGTGAGTCATTTACGTGTAAGCCAATCAATTCAATTAAATAAGTTATTTGTTTTAGTAGGGTTCAGTTGCTCATTCGTCTATGTCTACTTAAGTGATTTCATTGTGTCAGCAAGCCGAGGGCTGCTGATGTTAGGCTGTTACCTTGTTATTTATAACCTAGGGAAAAACCCAGTGCGTTGGCGTTCAATCTTGTACGCCTTGAGTGTGGTGTTGTTTATAGACCCATTTGCGCTTTTGAATCCCGGACTTTATTTTAGTTTTTTGGCCGTGACGATCATCTTTCTACTGACTAAAATGACAGTTAATTTATCACTTGGTTTTTTAAAGCGATTTGCACAGCTACTGCAAGTTCAGTGCGCTTTATTTGTCGGTTTACTGCCTCTATCCTTATATTATTTCTCAGGCACTAGCGTCATAGGTTTATTGATTAACCTTATTGCAGTGCCCTTGGTTGGTTTGCTGTTATTACCTTTGTTGATTTTTTATGGTCTGATTTCTAGCCTACTGGATATTTCAGGTTTGTTATCACTCGTTGACAGTGCACTGTATTTTAGTTATCAATTACTGCTTTCTATCCCTAATGACTGGCGTTGGTTATCGTTCAATGAGTTTAATTTTTCATTATTGATCATCAGTTACATAACACTTCTGCTGTTGTACTTTAGCCCAAATAAATATGTGTGTTTAATTCCAGTGTGCATTTATGCCGTTGATAGTGAATTACAACCAGAAGCAAAGTTTCAGTTGGATGTGTTTGATGTCGGACATGGCTTAATGGTGATGGTAAGCAGTAAAAATAAAGCGGTAATTTATGATTTAGGTCCACAGTATTTTGGTCGTTATGATTATGTACGCCGTGTATTAGTTAACAACATCACTAAACAGCAGCTATCTGTTATCGCCACAATAATAAGCCACTTAGATAACGACCATTCCGGCGGTTTAGCAAGTTGGAAAATGGTGGGCTATAAAGATACTTTAGCTACTTTTCATCCACAGGGGCTGGAACATAAGTGCAAAACAACAACGCTAAAACTTGATGAGCTTAATATCAGGAGTTTTACAGCAAAGGTAGAAAATGCGAGTCGTAATGATCAGTCGTGCTTGTTAAAAATTACGGGGGTTAATTATTCACTATTACTGACTGGAGATATATCCACAGAGGCAGAAACTAAACTTGTTGAAGAGGGGCTGGATTTACGAGCGACTATTTTAATAAGCCCCCATCATGGTAGTAATACTTCTTCAAGTTATGAATTTATAGATGCAGTAAACCCTGAAGTGGTTATCCATTCATCTGCTTACCACGGGCAATGGCACTTTCCTCATCCTGAGGTTGTAAATCGTTATAACCAACACCACATACAGCAATTATCGACGGCAGAGTATGGCCATATACGCCTAAAATTTTACGAAGATAAATATCGCTTAGAATTTGCGCGAGAGCAGGAAAGTTATTGGTTCGAACAAGATTGA
- the msbA gene encoding lipid A export permease/ATP-binding protein MsbA produces MDQTTSQIYKRLISYVGDYKLIAFFAIVGMIGYSAMDALFINLMKPFIDEGLNDRNTDVLTYAPFVVIALVLGRGMFNYMSSYCLSYVGSQVVRTLRQQLFEHILHLPVSFHDKNSNGDLISKITFDTEQVQQAITKALLIVVREGAFVVFLLFNMFYTSWKLSLIFLVIIPLVAVIVAFVSKRFRMISKKIQSAMGQVTRSSEQMLSGHKVIHGFGGQKQEITQFSAINNHNRQQRIKMDATKALSVSVIQILAASAMAVILWVVSMPSMIDTISSGDFVLLISSMMMLLRPLKQLSNVNSDLQRGISAAQSIFLVLDEEVEKDTGTYSVDKVTGKIEVNNVTFKYPTKDEPVLKNLSLSINAGESIALVGRSGSGKSTISNLLPRYYELEAGSEILLDGVNIADYKLTDLRKQFALVSQQVVLFNDTITNNICYGLDRELTNEELMAVAKQAHVWEFVKDLPEGLDTMVGENGVMLSGGQRQRIAIARAILKDAPILILDEATSALDTESEKLIQQALDSLMKEKTSIVIAHRLSTIENSDCIYVIDHGQVIEKGTHSELLEKDGTYSALCKMQFGEQ; encoded by the coding sequence ATGGATCAAACTACATCCCAAATCTATAAGCGATTAATCAGTTATGTGGGTGATTATAAGTTAATCGCGTTTTTCGCCATTGTAGGCATGATTGGCTATTCAGCCATGGATGCATTGTTTATCAATTTAATGAAGCCGTTCATTGATGAAGGTTTAAATGATCGTAACACTGATGTTTTAACTTATGCACCATTTGTTGTGATTGCATTGGTATTAGGTCGTGGCATGTTTAACTATATGTCGTCGTACTGTTTAAGTTATGTTGGCTCTCAAGTTGTAAGAACGTTGCGCCAACAATTATTCGAACATATTTTACATCTGCCGGTGTCTTTTCATGATAAGAATTCAAATGGCGATTTAATCTCTAAAATCACCTTCGATACCGAGCAGGTTCAACAGGCAATAACTAAAGCCCTGTTAATTGTTGTAAGAGAAGGGGCGTTTGTTGTTTTCTTACTTTTTAATATGTTTTATACCAGTTGGAAGCTGTCACTGATATTTTTAGTGATTATTCCGCTGGTGGCCGTGATCGTTGCCTTTGTTTCGAAACGTTTTCGTATGATTTCGAAAAAAATCCAATCTGCTATGGGTCAAGTAACTCGCAGCTCAGAGCAAATGCTATCTGGTCACAAAGTGATACATGGCTTTGGTGGTCAAAAGCAAGAGATAACGCAGTTTTCGGCTATTAATAATCATAATCGCCAGCAGCGCATTAAAATGGATGCGACCAAAGCGTTAAGTGTTTCTGTAATTCAAATATTAGCGGCAAGCGCGATGGCCGTGATTTTATGGGTTGTGTCTATGCCGTCAATGATTGATACCATAAGTTCTGGCGACTTCGTATTACTTATTTCATCAATGATGATGTTACTGCGTCCACTTAAGCAACTTTCAAACGTAAATAGCGACTTACAACGTGGTATTTCTGCAGCGCAAAGTATCTTTTTAGTACTTGATGAAGAAGTAGAAAAAGACACAGGTACTTACAGCGTTGATAAAGTTACGGGAAAAATTGAAGTAAACAATGTGACCTTTAAATACCCAACGAAAGATGAGCCAGTATTAAAGAATTTATCACTTTCGATTAATGCCGGTGAAAGTATTGCGTTAGTGGGCCGTTCTGGTTCAGGTAAATCGACCATCTCAAATTTATTACCACGTTATTATGAGCTTGAAGCTGGCAGTGAAATTTTGCTTGATGGCGTCAATATCGCTGATTACAAACTGACAGACTTACGTAAGCAATTTGCACTGGTTTCGCAGCAAGTGGTTTTATTTAACGACACCATAACTAATAACATTTGCTATGGCCTCGACCGCGAATTAACAAACGAGGAGTTAATGGCGGTTGCCAAGCAAGCACATGTTTGGGAGTTTGTTAAAGACTTACCAGAAGGTTTAGATACCATGGTGGGTGAAAACGGCGTAATGTTATCAGGCGGTCAGCGTCAGCGTATAGCCATTGCCCGAGCAATATTAAAAGATGCCCCTATTTTGATACTTGATGAAGCGACATCTGCTCTCGATACTGAATCTGAAAAATTGATCCAGCAAGCACTTGATAGCTTAATGAAAGAAAAAACATCGATTGTGATAGCACACCGTTTATCAACAATAGAAAACAGTGATTGCATTTATGTCATCGACCATGGTCAAGTTATCGAAAAGGGCACACATAGCGAGCTTCTTGAAAAAGACGGTACCTATAGTGCGTTATGTAAGATGCAATTTGGTGAGCAGTAG
- the lpxK gene encoding tetraacyldisaccharide 4'-kinase: MSVIEKSWYKKPGLLSVLLLPFSLLFWLISTLRALLYKFNILKAFKTHLPVIVVGNISVGGNGKTPFVIWLAEYLQQQGLKVAVISRGYGGQSDSYPLLVTEHTSTAQAGDEPVLIKRRLGCVVMVGPDRQASIKKLEQYDIDVIISDDGMQHYKMARDIECCIVDSERQFGNGLLMPAGPLRETKARLKSVDLVIENGGNALSRYDLTSSPFRTVSNSELANSVQDKGHAVSAIGNPKRFEISLEQQGINLLSTHHFRDHYAYQASDFSDFADDAVFMTEKDAVKCFSFAKPNWYYLPVDAKPTAAVIEKLNLLLKQKGILNGL; encoded by the coding sequence GTGAGTGTTATTGAAAAAAGCTGGTATAAAAAGCCAGGGTTACTCAGCGTTCTGCTGTTACCTTTCAGTTTGCTTTTTTGGCTTATCTCAACGCTTCGTGCTTTGTTATATAAGTTTAATATACTAAAAGCATTTAAAACGCATCTTCCTGTCATTGTTGTTGGTAACATTAGTGTCGGTGGAAACGGCAAAACGCCATTTGTTATTTGGCTTGCTGAGTACTTACAGCAGCAAGGTTTAAAAGTGGCTGTGATCAGTCGTGGTTATGGTGGTCAGTCTGATTCGTATCCTTTGTTAGTGACTGAACATACGAGTACAGCGCAAGCTGGTGACGAACCAGTACTTATTAAACGCCGCCTAGGTTGTGTTGTAATGGTTGGCCCTGACCGACAAGCCAGTATAAAAAAATTAGAGCAATATGATATCGATGTCATTATATCTGATGATGGCATGCAGCATTATAAAATGGCGCGTGATATCGAATGTTGCATTGTTGATAGTGAACGCCAATTTGGTAACGGTTTATTAATGCCTGCAGGTCCACTTCGTGAAACCAAAGCGCGCTTAAAATCGGTTGATTTAGTCATCGAAAATGGTGGCAACGCACTAAGCCGCTATGATTTAACATCAAGCCCATTTCGAACTGTGAGTAATTCAGAACTTGCCAATTCAGTTCAAGATAAAGGCCATGCAGTCAGTGCTATTGGTAATCCCAAACGCTTTGAGATAAGTCTTGAGCAGCAAGGCATAAACTTGCTATCTACTCATCATTTTCGTGATCATTATGCCTACCAAGCAAGTGACTTTAGCGATTTTGCAGATGACGCCGTATTTATGACAGAAAAAGATGCAGTTAAATGCTTTAGTTTTGCTAAACCAAATTGGTATTATTTGCCTGTTGATGCAAAACCAACAGCAGCAGTTATCGAAAAACTTAATTTATTATTAAAACAAAAAGGGATCCTCAATGGCCTTTGA
- a CDS encoding Trm112 family protein, with protein sequence MAFDTKLLEIIACPVCKGKLRLDKENQELISTAAKLAYPIKDDIPVLLENEARELSQEEVDKWNS encoded by the coding sequence ATGGCCTTTGATACAAAATTACTTGAAATTATCGCTTGCCCAGTATGTAAAGGTAAACTACGTCTTGATAAAGAAAATCAAGAGCTTATCAGTACTGCTGCGAAACTAGCGTACCCAATCAAAGACGATATTCCGGTGCTTTTAGAAAATGAAGCCCGTGAATTAAGCCAAGAAGAGGTTGATAAGTGGAATTCGTAG
- the kdsB gene encoding 3-deoxy-manno-octulosonate cytidylyltransferase, with product MEFVVVIPARYASTRLPGKPLADICGKPMIQHVYEKAVASGASQVYVATDHQTVFDAVKKFTDNVLMTREDHQSGTERLAEVVEQLKLERDTIVVNVQGDEPLLASENVSQVAMLLADSDAPMATLSTSIDEIDDIFNPNCVKVINDADNNALYFSRSPIPYHRDAMMNDDRDKLDLADFARHIGIYAYRAGFIKDYIELPESRLELLESLEQLRVLYHGHKIKIAKALCAPQAGVDTPEDLARVIAVLGN from the coding sequence GTGGAATTCGTAGTCGTTATCCCAGCTCGCTACGCATCGACACGTTTACCAGGCAAACCACTTGCTGATATTTGTGGTAAACCAATGATCCAACATGTTTATGAAAAAGCGGTTGCATCAGGTGCATCACAAGTTTATGTAGCGACTGATCATCAAACAGTGTTTGATGCAGTAAAGAAGTTTACTGATAATGTATTGATGACACGTGAAGATCACCAATCAGGCACAGAACGTTTAGCTGAAGTTGTTGAACAGTTAAAACTTGAACGTGACACTATTGTTGTGAACGTACAAGGTGATGAGCCTTTATTGGCGAGTGAAAATGTATCTCAAGTTGCCATGCTGCTTGCTGATTCTGATGCGCCAATGGCAACATTAAGCACCAGCATTGATGAGATTGACGATATATTTAATCCCAACTGTGTAAAAGTTATTAACGATGCAGACAACAATGCACTGTATTTTTCGCGTTCGCCAATCCCTTATCACCGTGATGCGATGATGAATGATGACCGAGATAAGCTAGATCTTGCTGATTTTGCGCGCCATATTGGTATTTATGCTTATCGTGCTGGCTTCATTAAGGACTACATCGAATTACCAGAATCTCGATTAGAGCTGTTAGAGTCTTTAGAGCAGCTTCGCGTACTTTATCATGGTCACAAAATTAAAATCGCAAAAGCTCTGTGTGCACCGCAAGCAGGCGTAGACACCCCTGAAGATTTAGCGCGCGTTATTGCAGTGCTTGGCAATTAA
- a CDS encoding TIGR01621 family pseudouridine synthase, with product MHDVNTVHLHASEDDFFVFYKPAGVSFHSEQCAGFVVLAEELVNEKLYPVHRLDKVTSGLIILVRNKEAAAEFTSLFSDHKINKFYLAVSDAKPKKKQGWIKGDMQKSRRGAFKLLKSQTNPAITRFYSKSIRPGLRAYLLKPFSGKTHQLRVAMKSLGAPILGDITYAGSQDERTNLHAYALQFSYKGQLKEYRCDYTLGAHLNEVFNSDEFKEWTAPWTLDW from the coding sequence ATGCATGATGTAAACACTGTTCATCTTCATGCCAGTGAAGATGACTTCTTTGTTTTTTATAAACCAGCAGGTGTGAGCTTTCATAGTGAACAATGTGCTGGTTTTGTCGTACTTGCTGAAGAGCTTGTTAATGAGAAGCTCTATCCGGTTCATCGGCTAGATAAAGTGACATCAGGTTTAATTATATTAGTCCGTAACAAAGAAGCCGCAGCCGAATTCACTTCGCTATTTTCTGATCATAAAATAAATAAGTTTTATCTCGCCGTGAGTGATGCTAAGCCTAAGAAAAAGCAAGGTTGGATAAAAGGGGATATGCAAAAAAGTCGTCGTGGTGCATTTAAGCTGTTAAAAAGCCAAACGAATCCTGCTATCACACGCTTTTACTCAAAAAGTATTCGACCAGGGTTACGTGCATACTTGTTAAAGCCATTCTCTGGTAAGACACATCAGCTTAGAGTCGCGATGAAAAGCTTAGGCGCTCCAATTCTTGGTGATATTACATATGCTGGTAGTCAAGACGAGCGCACAAACTTGCATGCCTATGCACTACAATTTAGCTATAAAGGGCAGCTTAAAGAATATCGATGCGATTACACTTTAGGTGCTCATCTTAATGAAGTTTTTAACTCAGACGAATTCAAAGAGTGGACAGCTCCTTGGACGTTGGATTGGTAA
- the tcdA gene encoding tRNA cyclic N6-threonylcarbamoyladenosine(37) synthase TcdA: MKETTQDIRFGGIKRLYGHQQFDWLQQAHFCVIGIGGVGSWAAEALARTGVGQLTLIDLDDICATNVNRQIHALTGTVGEAKVEAMKTRCELINPDIKINVIDDFITLDNIREHIQGFDYVIDCIDAVKEKAALIAHCKRIKLPVITTGGAGGQTDPSQISFGDVAKTTHDPLLAKVRYILRKQYNFSSNPKRKFNVDCVYSTEQLVYPTSEGEVCQAKQGADGSMNMDCNNGFGSATMVTGSFGFFVAAKAIRKYLDKKQRSL, from the coding sequence ATGAAAGAAACAACACAAGACATCCGTTTTGGTGGCATTAAACGTTTATATGGTCATCAACAATTTGATTGGTTACAACAAGCACATTTTTGTGTCATAGGTATTGGTGGCGTAGGTAGCTGGGCTGCTGAAGCATTGGCTCGAACGGGTGTTGGGCAACTAACTCTCATTGATTTAGATGATATTTGTGCAACCAATGTTAATCGTCAAATTCATGCTTTAACTGGTACTGTAGGCGAAGCAAAAGTAGAAGCGATGAAAACACGTTGTGAGCTGATAAACCCAGATATAAAAATTAATGTTATTGATGATTTCATTACGTTAGATAACATTCGAGAGCATATTCAAGGTTTTGACTATGTGATTGATTGCATTGATGCTGTAAAAGAAAAAGCAGCGTTAATTGCGCATTGTAAACGTATAAAGTTACCGGTTATAACAACCGGGGGCGCAGGCGGGCAGACAGACCCTAGTCAAATCAGTTTTGGTGACGTTGCAAAGACAACCCATGATCCATTGCTTGCAAAAGTACGTTATATTTTGCGAAAACAGTACAACTTTAGTAGCAATCCGAAGCGAAAATTTAACGTCGATTGTGTTTATTCTACAGAGCAGCTTGTATATCCAACCTCTGAAGGTGAGGTTTGCCAAGCAAAACAAGGTGCAGATGGTTCAATGAATATGGACTGTAATAATGGTTTTGGCTCTGCAACCATGGTGACAGGCAGCTTTGGCTTTTTTGTTGCAGCCAAAGCGATTAGAAAATACCTAGATAAAAAACAGCGTAGTTTATAA
- a CDS encoding SufE family protein: protein MNSAFEAVSKNIETAAGWQQKYRQIMLLGKQLPVMPEVLKVDDALVKGCESKVWLYIDFDHTENSLVLAGDSDTRIVKGLLALILALYNGLTPEQAAQINAYDEFERLGLISHLSPSRGNGIKAMVDKIQTMAEQKQ from the coding sequence ATGAATTCAGCGTTTGAAGCCGTTAGTAAAAACATTGAAACAGCTGCTGGCTGGCAGCAAAAATATCGCCAAATAATGCTCTTAGGTAAGCAATTACCTGTTATGCCTGAAGTACTCAAAGTAGATGATGCCCTAGTTAAAGGCTGTGAAAGTAAAGTTTGGCTATATATCGACTTTGATCATACAGAAAACAGCCTGGTTTTAGCGGGCGATTCAGATACTCGCATCGTTAAAGGACTATTGGCTTTAATTTTAGCCTTATACAATGGTCTTACACCGGAGCAAGCAGCGCAAATAAATGCCTATGATGAATTTGAACGACTCGGTCTAATTAGTCATTTGAGCCCTTCTCGTGGTAATGGTATTAAAGCCATGGTTGATAAAATTCAAACCATGGCTGAACAAAAACAATAA
- a CDS encoding aminotransferase class V-fold PLP-dependent enzyme, protein MFDITKIRADFPILNETVNEQPLVYLDSAATSQKPQAVIDALSRFYSKENANVHRGRHTLSENATRQYEHTRTLLADYFSVKSNEIVWTKGATESINLIANGLASRINSCDKIAISAIEHHANIVPWQQLAQRTGAELVILPIEDGLVIDSEKYKDFIKLYQPKIVAVTHASNTLGNITDLAPIISACKAINAISVVDGAQAAMHLRPNLQEISCDFYVFSAHKMLGPTGLGGLYGRFELLNSLDVYQTGGEMIETVSLTQSTFRDAPGKFEAGTPNIAGVIAFSEAINYLTSLDFQQMRQHEHTVFDYAIKQLSAIDGINIYSNQTDNIGNISFNYRDEHPFDLATLLDGFGVAVRSGHHCTQPIMNHLGIPGTVRASFALYNTKADVDAFISAVKSSIELLD, encoded by the coding sequence ATGTTCGATATCACAAAAATCCGTGCTGACTTTCCAATACTGAATGAAACAGTCAATGAGCAGCCTTTGGTGTATTTAGACTCAGCAGCTACCTCGCAAAAACCACAGGCAGTTATTGATGCCCTTAGCCGTTTTTATAGCAAAGAGAACGCCAATGTGCACCGCGGCCGCCATACACTCAGTGAAAACGCGACACGCCAATATGAACATACCCGAACGCTACTCGCAGATTATTTCTCTGTAAAAAGTAATGAGATAGTGTGGACCAAAGGGGCAACCGAATCGATTAATTTAATCGCAAATGGCTTAGCATCTCGAATAAACTCTTGCGATAAGATTGCCATATCAGCCATTGAGCATCACGCCAACATAGTCCCATGGCAACAACTGGCACAGCGTACTGGTGCAGAACTTGTTATATTGCCTATTGAAGACGGTTTGGTCATTGATAGTGAAAAGTACAAAGACTTTATAAAGCTGTACCAACCTAAAATCGTGGCTGTTACCCATGCATCAAATACCCTTGGTAATATCACTGATTTAGCGCCGATCATTAGCGCATGTAAAGCCATTAATGCTATTTCTGTTGTAGATGGTGCACAGGCAGCAATGCATTTACGCCCTAATTTACAAGAAATTTCCTGTGATTTTTACGTGTTTTCTGCCCATAAAATGCTCGGCCCGACAGGTTTAGGTGGTTTATATGGCCGGTTTGAGCTGTTAAATTCGCTTGATGTTTATCAAACTGGTGGCGAAATGATCGAAACAGTGAGTCTAACACAAAGCACTTTTCGTGATGCACCGGGTAAATTTGAAGCAGGAACACCCAATATTGCAGGTGTAATTGCCTTTAGTGAGGCAATAAATTATTTAACATCATTAGATTTTCAGCAAATGCGTCAACATGAGCATACAGTTTTTGACTATGCGATAAAACAATTATCAGCTATCGATGGTATTAATATCTATTCAAACCAAACAGATAACATCGGTAACATTAGTTTTAATTATCGCGATGAACATCCGTTTGATTTAGCCACCCTACTTGATGGATTTGGCGTTGCCGTGCGTAGTGGCCATCATTGTACGCAACCTATAATGAACCATTTAGGTATACCAGGGACTGTAAGAGCAAGTTTCGCATTATATAACACTAAAGCTGATGTAGACGCCTTTATCAGTGCTGTTAAAAGCAGTATTGAGTTATTAGATTAA
- a CDS encoding citrate synthase has translation MADKKATVHIDGLDPIELPIYQGTAGQDVIDVRTLGSHGHFTYDPGFMSTGSCESSITYIDGGKGVLLHRGYPIEQLADESNYIELCYLLLNGELPTKEQYEAFAQEITHNTMLDTKIANFFQGFRFDAHPMAMLCGVVGALSSFYHEDLDITDATQRKTSAIKLVAKLPTIAAMAYKYNVGQPFVYPRNDLSFAENFLHMMFSVPAEEYKVSPVLAKAMDKIFMLHADHEQNASTSTVRLAGSSGANPYACIAAGIASLWGPAHGGANEACLNMLEEIGSVDRIDEYVAKAKDKSDPFRLMGFGHRVYKNFDPRATVMRQTCHEVLAELNIQDPLLDIAMKLEQIALEDPYFVEKKLYPNVDFYSGIILKAIGIPTSMFTVIFAMSRTVGWISHWDEMLSQPGHKISRPRQLYTGETSRDYVPTDKR, from the coding sequence ATGGCGGATAAGAAAGCCACGGTCCATATTGATGGTCTTGATCCAATCGAACTTCCAATTTACCAAGGCACTGCTGGCCAAGACGTAATCGACGTACGTACGTTAGGTTCACACGGTCACTTCACTTACGACCCAGGTTTCATGTCGACCGGTTCTTGTGAATCTTCAATCACTTACATCGATGGCGGCAAAGGTGTTTTATTACACCGTGGTTACCCAATCGAGCAATTAGCTGATGAATCAAACTACATCGAGCTTTGCTACTTACTATTAAACGGCGAATTACCGACTAAAGAACAATACGAAGCGTTTGCTCAAGAAATCACGCACAACACAATGCTTGATACTAAAATCGCAAACTTCTTCCAAGGTTTCCGCTTTGACGCTCACCCAATGGCAATGCTGTGTGGTGTTGTAGGTGCTCTTTCTTCTTTCTACCACGAAGATTTAGACATCACTGACGCAACACAACGTAAAACAAGCGCAATCAAGCTAGTTGCTAAATTACCAACTATCGCTGCGATGGCTTACAAATACAATGTAGGTCAACCGTTTGTTTACCCACGTAACGACTTAAGCTTCGCTGAAAACTTCTTACACATGATGTTCTCAGTACCAGCTGAAGAATACAAAGTAAGCCCTGTTCTTGCTAAGGCAATGGACAAAATCTTCATGCTTCACGCTGACCACGAGCAAAACGCATCAACGTCAACTGTTCGTCTAGCGGGTTCTTCAGGTGCTAACCCTTACGCGTGTATCGCTGCTGGTATCGCATCGCTATGGGGTCCTGCGCACGGTGGTGCTAACGAAGCATGTCTTAACATGTTAGAAGAAATCGGCTCTGTTGACCGTATCGACGAGTACGTTGCTAAAGCGAAAGATAAGTCTGATCCTTTCCGTCTTATGGGCTTTGGTCACCGTGTATACAAAAACTTCGACCCACGTGCGACAGTAATGCGTCAAACATGTCACGAAGTACTTGCTGAGCTAAACATTCAAGATCCACTTCTTGATATCGCTATGAAGCTTGAGCAAATTGCACTTGAAGACCCATACTTCGTTGAGAAGAAACTTTACCCTAACGTAGATTTCTACTCAGGTATCATCTTAAAAGCAATCGGTATTCCAACAAGCATGTTCACTGTAATCTTTGCAATGTCACGTACTGTTGGTTGGATCTCTCACTGGGATGAGATGCTTTCTCAACCTGGTCACAAGATCAGCCGTCCTCGTCAGTTATACACTGGTGAAACTTCACGCGATTACGTACCAACAGACAAGCGTTAA
- the sdhC gene encoding succinate dehydrogenase, cytochrome b556 subunit, which translates to MKKQRPVNLDLTTISMPATAKASIFHRVTGVALFFALTFVIWAWSESLSSAEGFEFVKGLFSGFIAKFIAWGTISVLAYHLIGGIRHIIMDMGHWEELESGNFSAKVALALGVVAAILAGVWIWF; encoded by the coding sequence GTGAAAAAGCAAAGACCTGTAAATCTAGATCTAACAACTATATCTATGCCGGCAACGGCTAAAGCATCAATTTTTCACCGCGTCACCGGTGTTGCATTATTTTTTGCTTTAACGTTTGTCATTTGGGCTTGGTCTGAGTCTCTTTCTTCTGCAGAAGGTTTTGAATTCGTCAAGGGTCTGTTCAGCGGATTCATTGCCAAATTCATAGCATGGGGCACCATTTCTGTATTGGCGTATCACTTAATCGGTGGTATCCGTCATATTATTATGGACATGGGTCACTGGGAAGAACTTGAATCAGGTAACTTCAGCGCTAAAGTTGCATTAGCTTTAGGTGTTGTAGCTGCAATTCTAGCAGGAGTGTGGATATGGTTTTAA